In Haladaptatus cibarius D43, the sequence CGTTTTTCCGGCGTCCATGCAAAACCCGAGTAAGAATCCGCCATGCGAGAGTTCTCCGCCGACTATCTGGAACGAACGCGAGAGGGGATGTGGGAGTCCCGCGAGGCGCTTTCCGACCTCGAACTCGACACCCGAAAACGCGTGCTCGATGTCGGCTGCGGAACGGGCGAACTCTCCCGCGTTCTGGCCGAAGAAACGGCAGGCGAAGTTGTCGGGACGGACGCAGACCCGCGGTTGCTGGCGGTCGCAGGGGAACACGTTCCGGTCGTTGCGGGCGATGCCCACCGACTGCCGTTTCCGGACGACAGTTTCGACCTCGTGGTCTGTCAAGCGTTACTCATCAATCTCCCCGACCCGGAACGTGCAGTTCGGGAGTTTGCCCGCATTTCGTCCGACCTCGTGGCCGCAATCGAACCGGACAATTCGGCCGTCTCGGTCGAATCGACCGTTTCCGTGGAGGGAAACCTGTCCCGCCGCGCCCGCGAAGCATACGTAGACGGCGTCGATACGAACGTCGCACTCGGCGGAGACGGAACGCGAAACGCGTTTTCGAACGTCGGTGTTTCCGACGTTTCGACCCTGAAACATCACCACTCGAAGACGGTCGCGCCGCCCTACTCGGCGCGCGACCTCGAAGCCGCGAAAAAGAAAGCGACCGCGAACGCGCTGGATGAGCGACGGGAAACCCTGACTAGTTCGCTCACGGCAGACGAGTACGAACGACTACGCGTCGAGTGGCGGGAAATGGGTCGGTCGGCCATCGAGCAGATGCAAGCAGACGAATATCGGCGGGCAGAGGTCGTTCCGTTTTACGTCACGACCGGGCGAGTGTAAGCGAAGACGACCCAAATGTAATCCGAAAATTGTTATCATCACGATGGTTCGTATTACACTATGGACCCACGAATCCGTGAACATGCAGAGGTAATCGTTGACCACTCGGTGAAAATCAAAAAGGAAGATTCCGTCCGAGTCGCCGCCCCACCCGTGGCTGAAGACCTCGCCGTCGCTATCTATGAAAAACTCGGGGAGTGCGGTGCAAAACCCTCCCTTGCGATGCGGAGTTCACGGGCCAATCGGGCATATGACTTGGCGTGCGACACGGACGATTTCGAACTGCCCGAACATTCGCTCGCGGAGATGCAAGAAACGGATGCCGTCATTATCGTTAAGGGGTCGAAAAACACGGCAGAGATGAGCGACGTTCCGGGAGAAAAGGCCACGGCCTACACGACCGCAATGGCACCGATTCAAAAAGAACGGTTAGGCAAGCGATGGGTCGGGACGCAGTTCCCCGCGCCCGGCGAAGCACAACTGGCCGAAATGAGCACCGAAGAGTACGAGAAATTCGTTTACGGTGCGGTAAACAAAGATTGGGACGAACAGCGCGAGTTCCAACACAATATGGTCGAAATACTCGACCCTGCGGACGAGGTTCGTATCGTCTCCGGAGGCACCACCGACATCCGAATGAGCGTCGAAGGGATGAAGACGGTCAACGACTACGGTGAGAAAAACCTCCCGGGCGGAGAGGTGTTCACCGCACCAGTACCGGATTCCGTAGACGGCGAAGTACTGTTCGACAAACCGCTCATTCGTCAGGGGCGAGAAATCGAAGGCGCATGGCTGAAATTCGAAGACGGCGAAGTAGTCGAACACAGCGCCGAGAAGAACGAAGAAGTGCTCACGGGCGTTCTCGACACGGACGAGGGTGCGCGCCGACTCGGCGAACTGGGCATCGGAATGAACCGCGATATTGACCGATTTACGTACAATATGCTGTTCGACGAAAAGATGGGCGACACCATCCACCTTGCAATCGGAAAGGCCATCGGACAGACTGTTCCAGAGGGGCAACCGTACAACGAGAGTGCAACGCACCTCGACATGATTGTCGATATGAGTGAGGATTCGTTCATCGAAGTTGACGGCGAAATCGTCCAACGAAACGGGACGTTTCGCTTCGAAGATAAATTCGAGGGATGAGCTAGTGGATAAGGTCGCAAAAATTCAAATACCAAACCGAAGCCAACCCCGACGTGACCTGAAACCGGTCGCGTGAGTGGCCGAGGACGTTGTGTGGCACACCCTCGCGCGAACGAAGCGTGCCGCCTGTTTGCCACTCGCTTGAGTTCTAGTGACGATTACACCACGTCGCCGCGAACCGTCGTACCATCCTGTCGCCGTCGATAGGATTCGACTGCGTCCGCGGCCGAGTCCGTCTTCTCTTCGTCCATTCCGAGCATCTCCAACGCGGCCGGGAGCGTCGGAAACGCGAACTCGCTTTCGCGCAGTTTTCGGAACGCTTCCGTGCTTCGCTGGCCATCAACCCACAGACAGACGCCTCTGGGGTCGAGAATCTGTTCGTAGGCATCGCGGGCCATCGCACCTCGCAAACGTTGGGTGACATTATCCTCGAAACTCGAATTGCAGACTTCGAGGTGAACCGGTTCGTTTTCTGGCAAGAGGTGCACCGCCAGACATTTTTCGGGTGCCGCATAGCCGTTGTCGTTCGCCCGAATCAGGTCGGGATGGTCGTCTGCCCACTCCGCGCGAACTGTCTTCCCGATACCCTTCACGCTGTGGGTGTCCACAAAGTCGCCTTCGCGGTCGGCGTCGTCACCTCGGAGCAGGATGTCCTTCGTTACGTACACGTCGAGTCGGTCGATAGGGTCAAGACCGAGTGCCACGTCGCCGTACACCCAAATTTCGCGGACGGGGACTGGCATGGTGTCGTTCTCGACCGTCTCGACGAGTTCCTCGACGCGCTGGATTGCCGCGCTTCGCTCCATCGGGTTCGAATTCGGGTTTGGCGTGGATAAGTCCGCTGGAACGACGACCAGCGCGGAATCGGCAACGGATTCATGACTGTGCCGACCCTCTCTGCGCGTAGTTGCTGCTAATAACGAGGAGCACAAATCGACATGATTTCGTTTCCCGATAAACAGACATCGCTCGATGGCGGCGGATTCGGTGCTGTCGCGTCGTGGTTGTGCGACGAAGAGAGTTCGTCTTCCCCCCTGTTTTCAGCGGTAGACGAAGCACTGTGTGCGTTTGCGTTTAGACCCGACGAACCGCTCACGTGGTGGTCGAATCGCCTGACCGACCTGACCGGGCGTCCCGACTCCGATCTCGTCGAACTACGTGCGAGCGACCTCGTCGTTGCGTCAGATAGAGAACGGTTCGAAACCGGTGTTCAGACCGCCCTCGACGAAGGAGAAGCATCTTTCGTTGTGGCGTTCGATACGACGAAACGACACGTTCGATTCGGCGATTGTCGAATCGTTCGGCTTCGGGAGAACGACCTCTGTTTCGCCGTCGTCACCGAAACGAGCGAGTTGACAGATCATCGGAAAACGCTGAATCGCGTCGATACGATAATTTACGCGCTCGACACCGAACTGCGGTTCGTATACGCAAACGACCCGTGGTACGAATCGGCGGCCGAGTGGGGCCATGACGGACATTCGGTACTCGGAGAGCACATTTGGACGCTGTTTCCGACCGCCATCGGAACGCGATTGCACGACGAAATCGACGCCGCACTGGAGACACAGCAACCGAACAGGTTCGAAGAGTATCTGCCAGAGGCGGAGATGTGGATGGAGACGCAACTCTATTCATCCGCGGATGGCGTGACGGTGTTTACAAGAGATATTACCGACGAAAAGAATCGGCAACGGGAACTCGAACGCTACGAAACCATCGTGGAAACGGTCGGTGACGGAATCTACGCCTCGGACGATTCGGTCAGATTTAGTTCGGTCAACGAGGCGATGGAGGAGTTGACGAGATACTGTCGGGACGAACTCGTCGGCGCACACGTATCACTCATCGCGGACGACGAAACGGTTGCAGAAGCGATTCGCCAACGAGAACGGCTTCTCGCCGGTGAAATCGACGTTGGAAAGTACGAAATACCGATCAGAACTGCTGACGGCGAAGAAATTCCAGTCGAAGTCAGATTTACCGCATTACCAGTCAAGGACGGGGACTTCGAAGGGACTGTCGGCGTCATGCGCGACATTTCGGAACGAGTGGAACGCGACCGACGACTTCAAATCGAACGTGACCGAGTGACGGCGATGTTCGAAAATTCGGGGGATGCCATGGCATACTGCGAGTACGACGGTGAGACGCCGATGATTCGGGCAGCGAACGACGCGTTCGAGGAGAGTTTCGGGGTCTCCCAGGAGGTGGTCGGCATGCCGATCGACGAGGTGGTCGTC encodes:
- a CDS encoding class I SAM-dependent methyltransferase; protein product: MREFSADYLERTREGMWESREALSDLELDTRKRVLDVGCGTGELSRVLAEETAGEVVGTDADPRLLAVAGEHVPVVAGDAHRLPFPDDSFDLVVCQALLINLPDPERAVREFARISSDLVAAIEPDNSAVSVESTVSVEGNLSRRAREAYVDGVDTNVALGGDGTRNAFSNVGVSDVSTLKHHHSKTVAPPYSARDLEAAKKKATANALDERRETLTSSLTADEYERLRVEWREMGRSAIEQMQADEYRRAEVVPFYVTTGRV
- a CDS encoding aminopeptidase, which encodes MDPRIREHAEVIVDHSVKIKKEDSVRVAAPPVAEDLAVAIYEKLGECGAKPSLAMRSSRANRAYDLACDTDDFELPEHSLAEMQETDAVIIVKGSKNTAEMSDVPGEKATAYTTAMAPIQKERLGKRWVGTQFPAPGEAQLAEMSTEEYEKFVYGAVNKDWDEQREFQHNMVEILDPADEVRIVSGGTTDIRMSVEGMKTVNDYGEKNLPGGEVFTAPVPDSVDGEVLFDKPLIRQGREIEGAWLKFEDGEVVEHSAEKNEEVLTGVLDTDEGARRLGELGIGMNRDIDRFTYNMLFDEKMGDTIHLAIGKAIGQTVPEGQPYNESATHLDMIVDMSEDSFIEVDGEIVQRNGTFRFEDKFEG
- a CDS encoding DUF7095 family protein, producing the protein MERSAAIQRVEELVETVENDTMPVPVREIWVYGDVALGLDPIDRLDVYVTKDILLRGDDADREGDFVDTHSVKGIGKTVRAEWADDHPDLIRANDNGYAAPEKCLAVHLLPENEPVHLEVCNSSFEDNVTQRLRGAMARDAYEQILDPRGVCLWVDGQRSTEAFRKLRESEFAFPTLPAALEMLGMDEEKTDSAADAVESYRRRQDGTTVRGDVV